Genomic DNA from uncultured Methanospirillum sp.:
TGTAGAATAAAGTGACGAGGGACACTAGACAAAAACAATAACAAATTATCACTTGTATAATAAGTATAAGAGATAAAACTCTTCAAATACTCAAAATCCTTTTCTGGATCAATATCAATATACAATTTTGTTGGTTCAAAGAGATCTGTCGTTCCTGAAAACTCAATTTCATCCACAACTTTGTGAGTATCTATAGGATTATGGTAATTTTCAGATTGTTATCTGCAATAACCGGAACAGGACATATACATTGTATCATTATTATATTCACAATTAGGAGAAGTATCTTGCAGGAATAATCCTTAGTTACGACAGGATGGTTTAAATTCCAGATTCTCTATAAATCAACTAATATTTTTATCAAACACCGGGAAACAGGATATTAAGTTGAAAACCGGATGGCCAGTATTTATACCCAACCTTAAACCTGTTTCTTCTCGGTAATAAAGAACAAAGAAGAAACTACTTATTAGTTCTTTCAAAATTTGTAAGATTGTAAAGAACATATTTGAATGAATTTGATGTTATTAGTAAATAGTATAAATGAGGTAATTACCTCTTCAAATAGTCCATATTCTGAATTCATAAGTTGGATCTGATATCATTAATCCTATTATCAAATCAGTTAATCTTCCCTGGAAAAAAGGAAATACATATGACGATGCAATAATTAAATTTCATAATGTTACCAAAGTCTATACTCTCGATTCCGGAGATGTTACTGGAATAGATGAGGTTTCTTTGGAGATCCATCCCGGAGAGTTCATTGCGATCATGGGACCTTCTGGTTCAGGGAAATCCACACTGCTAAACCTGATGGGATGTCTGGATGTACCTAATGAGGGTGAGATCTGGATTGACGGGAACTCTACTGGAACCATGACCGATAACCAGTTAACAGACCTCAGACTAAACACCCTCGGTTTTGTATTCCAATATTTTAACCTGTTTCCTCTGTTCAATGCCTTAAATAATGTTCATTATCCATATGTTACCCGGACAGGGAGGGTGCATGACACTACCCGGGCAGAAGAAGCACTCACTGATGTCGGGCTTCCCGATAATTTTTGGCATCATCGCCCTAATCAACTCTCTGGAGGTCAGCAACAGAGAGTTGCGATTGCCAGGGCTCTGGTTAACGATCCGGCAATAATTCTCTGTGATGAACCCACAGGTAACCTTGACACAAAAACAGGTACTGCTATCCTGGAATTATTATCTGACTTGAGTACACGTGAAGGAAGAACAATAGTTATGGTCACTCATGATCTGAAAACCGCAGGATATGCAGATCGAATCATCAGGATTGTGGACGGGAAAGTTGAAGGATAATCATAATGACCAGTCAGAGGATAATATTCAGTTTTGCTACTAATAATCTTCGTCTTCACTGGCTTCGATCCCTTCTTGCAGTGATAGGAATAATCATTGGAGTATTGTCCATCATCTCAATGGGGATGATCCAGAACGTCACCGTTATGACGAATATGGAGCAGTGGAAGTCTTTGGATTCGTTCCAGGTGAATTTGAATACCGATTATGCCGAAAAGGAAGGAATCGATCCATATATCTCCGAACGACAGGCCGATCAGATCCAAAAAATTAGTACAGAAGCCATTTTTGCACCATATTACTACGATTCTGATGACACTATAAAACATAAAAAAGAAAAACTCAGTACGACGATATATGGGATTAAACCCCAGAATCTTAATCTTTTATTTGAGTTTCAAGTAGGGAATATCCCCCGTTCTGGAAATGAAATTGTTATCGGGGCAGACCTTGCCAAAAAAAAGAATCTGTGGATAGGATCCCAGATTATCATAATTTCAAAGGATGGTCAGGAAATACCAACCCGGGTTGTAGGTGTTCTAAAACCCTATCCTCAAATGTGGATGATGTCTCCTGATCAGGCAATATTTCCATATGAACCATGGCTCAGAGAACGGATCATGTTCAAAGGATATAACAATGTCCTCGTAAAAGTTAAGAATACAAAGAATATCGAGACGATTAAGCAGAATATTCTTACAGAAATGAATAAAAGAAAGACAATTATGGATATTTTTGATCTGAATGAATACCGAAATCAGTGGATTGAAGATATGCAGAAACAGGCTGCCAGTGCCACCGCTACAGCAGGAATATCCCTGATCGTCGCGGGTGTATCTATCTTTAATGTAATGGTCATGTCTGTTATCGAACGATACCGGGAGATAGGAGTACTCCGTTCAATAGGAACTAGGCGATCAGCGATCATGTGCATGTTCATCTATGAATCATTTCTTCTCGGTCTACTCGGAGCAATTCTTGGGGGAATATCTGGAGTAATAATTGGATATACCAGTATATCGCTTATGTCCGGGTTGAAATATTTCTATGACCCGTCCACCCTGATATCAATCCCGTATGGAATGAGTTATGGTATTGCTATAAGTCTTATTTCCGGGATATACCCAGCTTGGAAAGCATCCCGCCTGAATCCCATTGAGGCACTTAGGCAGGAGTGATCAGAATGAGAGAAACAAAGCATGATTTGAATATTAAATGTATGTTGAAGGTATAATATGAGAGACAACTCAATTCCAGATAAAATGGAATATCCAGTATTCATCAGAAATAAATTCATGAACATCCTGTTTTTCTTTGTTATTTGCGGGATTCTTTTTTCTTCCCCTGTAACATCTAACAGTACATCACCAGATCCATTCTTTGAGAATACGATCGCTGCACAGCATATCCAAGTCAGCAACTGCACCATAAACCCTGCTGTCCTCATGCCTGGTGACCAGGCAACTGTCACTATACTCCTTACCAATACAGGAACAGACACCGGTGTCGGAATTAACAGTGCCTCAATTAGTTCTGAAGATATGCATATTCTTTCCAGTAAATACGGAAAAGTAGGTTCTATCGGACCATCGAATTCCATGTCGTTTACTTATACATTAAAGGCTGGAGATAAGAACGGTATCTATTATCCGGTTTTCTCTACGGAGTTTAGAGGAACCTACTTCCTTAGATATCCGTTCAAAGTAGAAGTTCAGGATATCCCGCTTGATGCATCAATCTTCGAAAAACCAAATACGTGGGCAGATGATAAAAAGGAGAAGATTATTCTTCACGTTGGAAACCGAAGGGATAATGAGTTAACTGGTATCATTATCGTTCCCCATTCCGGTCCTCACGAGGTATTTCCTGCATCATATATCATCGGGACCCTCACTCCCGGAGAGGTCAGGGAGGTTCCATTTAATGTAACTCCTCATGGTGAAGGACCAATCGATTTCGCTGTGGAGTATAAAAATGGGATAAATATCCATAATACGTCCTGCACGCTCCCCGTAACAATCGGGAAAAATAAAAAAGAGGCAAATCTCTTTATATCAAATGTCGATATTACATCTACCGGGGAGCATATCAGAGTTAAGGGAGATGTATCGAACTCCGGGCTTGAAACCGCTAATGGTGTCACAGTTACCTCTAAAAACCCTGCTGAG
This window encodes:
- a CDS encoding ABC transporter ATP-binding protein, whose protein sequence is MEIHPGEFIAIMGPSGSGKSTLLNLMGCLDVPNEGEIWIDGNSTGTMTDNQLTDLRLNTLGFVFQYFNLFPLFNALNNVHYPYVTRTGRVHDTTRAEEALTDVGLPDNFWHHRPNQLSGGQQQRVAIARALVNDPAIILCDEPTGNLDTKTGTAILELLSDLSTREGRTIVMVTHDLKTAGYADRIIRIVDGKVEG
- a CDS encoding FtsX-like permease family protein, whose amino-acid sequence is MTSQRIIFSFATNNLRLHWLRSLLAVIGIIIGVLSIISMGMIQNVTVMTNMEQWKSLDSFQVNLNTDYAEKEGIDPYISERQADQIQKISTEAIFAPYYYDSDDTIKHKKEKLSTTIYGIKPQNLNLLFEFQVGNIPRSGNEIVIGADLAKKKNLWIGSQIIIISKDGQEIPTRVVGVLKPYPQMWMMSPDQAIFPYEPWLRERIMFKGYNNVLVKVKNTKNIETIKQNILTEMNKRKTIMDIFDLNEYRNQWIEDMQKQAASATATAGISLIVAGVSIFNVMVMSVIERYREIGVLRSIGTRRSAIMCMFIYESFLLGLLGAILGGISGVIIGYTSISLMSGLKYFYDPSTLISIPYGMSYGIAISLISGIYPAWKASRLNPIEALRQE
- a CDS encoding tetratricopeptide repeat protein, whose translation is MNILFFFVICGILFSSPVTSNSTSPDPFFENTIAAQHIQVSNCTINPAVLMPGDQATVTILLTNTGTDTGVGINSASISSEDMHILSSKYGKVGSIGPSNSMSFTYTLKAGDKNGIYYPVFSTEFRGTYFLRYPFKVEVQDIPLDASIFEKPNTWADDKKEKIILHVGNRRDNELTGIIIVPHSGPHEVFPASYIIGTLTPGEVREVPFNVTPHGEGPIDFAVEYKNGINIHNTSCTLPVTIGKNKKEANLFISNVDITSTGEHIRVKGDVSNSGLETANGVTVTSKNPAEPVFPNKEYGVGILKASEFSNFEVTFTAPLNCSEVPLVTSFKDADGRIISTETQVNISSASVMNMTDLLLSGEEPDLLPGVSNNSLQIGGLLLVILIGFILYWRRKQRYPTERVTRMGILVNGGNTTPLQKTRVKNAQLPDGNHNRFQEGIKLYQQEDFVKAAEIFHQIVVEDRMNHRAWNAYGVCLTRLGEYQAAHDCFENALILEPGNMSYERNKDRNEIKSQES